The following proteins come from a genomic window of Ilumatobacter coccineus YM16-304:
- a CDS encoding glycosyltransferase family 4 protein codes for MSAPIRVAYAVEQCWHDTPGGTAVAALAVADELLRRDDVDLRFVAGKHPVPPRPPYVPGGPVAMLPLARPWLYEAWTRLNWPKVESVTGAVDVVHATGLIPAATASPLVVTLHDVAFVHSPEKFTKHGARVMQRSLAVMRRRAAKIVCSSQATFDDLVDLGVAADRLRLVPLGVDANVVIDDDAVARVRQALDLPERFVLFVGTIEPRKNLRRLSEAMAAIQRTCDDALPLVVCGADGWGDVEVSTDADVRFVGFRTDDELHALYAAATVFAYPSEREGFGLPVLEAMARGCPVVTSRGTSTEEVAGGAAVLVDPFDVESIEAGIATALDDSEAMVERGRRRAAEMTWGVAAERTLAVYREVAS; via the coding sequence GTGAGCGCTCCGATCCGCGTGGCCTATGCCGTCGAGCAGTGTTGGCACGACACGCCGGGCGGCACAGCGGTCGCAGCGCTCGCGGTGGCCGACGAACTCCTCCGCCGTGACGACGTCGACCTGCGCTTCGTCGCGGGCAAGCATCCCGTCCCGCCTCGCCCTCCGTACGTTCCCGGCGGTCCGGTCGCGATGTTGCCCCTCGCACGCCCGTGGCTCTACGAGGCATGGACCCGCCTCAACTGGCCCAAGGTCGAGTCGGTCACCGGCGCCGTCGACGTCGTGCACGCGACCGGGCTGATCCCGGCGGCGACCGCCAGCCCACTCGTGGTGACCCTGCACGACGTCGCGTTCGTGCACAGCCCCGAGAAGTTCACGAAACACGGAGCGCGGGTGATGCAGCGCAGCCTCGCCGTCATGCGGCGCCGGGCGGCCAAGATCGTGTGTTCGAGCCAGGCGACGTTCGACGACCTCGTCGACCTCGGCGTCGCTGCCGACCGGTTGCGACTCGTGCCCCTCGGCGTCGACGCGAACGTCGTGATCGACGACGACGCCGTGGCGCGGGTGCGGCAGGCGCTCGACCTCCCCGAGCGGTTCGTGTTGTTCGTCGGCACGATCGAGCCGCGCAAGAACCTCCGGCGGCTCTCCGAGGCGATGGCCGCGATCCAACGCACCTGTGACGATGCGTTGCCGCTCGTCGTCTGCGGCGCCGACGGGTGGGGCGACGTCGAGGTGTCGACCGACGCCGACGTGCGCTTCGTCGGATTCCGGACCGACGACGAACTCCACGCGCTCTACGCCGCCGCCACGGTCTTCGCCTACCCCAGTGAGCGGGAGGGATTCGGTCTGCCGGTGCTCGAAGCGATGGCCCGAGGGTGCCCGGTGGTGACCAGTCGGGGCACGTCCACCGAGGAGGTCGCCGGTGGCGCCGCCGTCCTCGTCGATCCGTTCGACGTCGAGTCGATCGAGGCGGGCATCGCCACGGCGCTCGACGATTCGGAGGCGATGGTCGAGCGCGGGAGGCGACGAGCCGCAGAAATGACGTGGGGTGTGGCCGCCGAACGCACGTTGGCGGTCTACCGTGAGGTGGCATCATGA
- a CDS encoding PEP-utilizing enzyme: MGPWKRVGEQSGDGVWVGTDASDRFPIYTRGNAGEVYPLVYRPLSFSIAQEASERAMRRAILTSGLIRPDELDGIPLSTAVGSGVFGGYAYLNLSIQRRAAARVPGGDALDADQGFLGAGDPPPHVPLPGEKNLRASLAGLRYILKLTGRTEIPELDADEAEIAEYLASVPDRETASDLELRGSSTAELIERFSGWFETHLVVSFGAGALMALLTQMCEKQLGDPTIATRLMSGLGDVDSAAPSAAMWDLGRMIRSSPTLTAHFDRGVAGIVERLRDDDAGDVAAFESRFGAFLDEFGSRGPNEWDTAFDTWETDPELALVLIDRMRLTDESHAPTVQHERLAAERAALEADVLSQLRWPTRKMFARVLRSARFHMQARERAKTTIVKAIHGARLGSQELDRRLAAKSGGERGDLWYLIEEELDDYVADPGSFSDTIAERRRVHAELAERIPPFYFDGTIPPISEWELRSNQLEPVVVGETITGLGGCAGVARGIARVVLHPGDPRGLEPGDVLVAPLTDPSWTPLFVPADAVVVDVGASMSHAVIVSRELGIPCAISVQDATRRIPDGALIEVDGGAGTVTIIALPD; this comes from the coding sequence ATGGGTCCGTGGAAACGTGTCGGTGAGCAATCGGGTGACGGCGTCTGGGTGGGTACCGACGCAAGCGACCGGTTCCCGATCTACACGCGCGGCAACGCCGGTGAGGTGTATCCCCTCGTGTACCGGCCGCTCAGTTTCTCGATCGCGCAGGAGGCGAGCGAGCGAGCGATGCGTCGGGCCATCCTCACGAGTGGCCTGATCCGCCCCGACGAACTCGACGGCATTCCTCTGAGCACGGCGGTCGGGAGCGGCGTGTTCGGCGGCTACGCGTACCTCAACCTCAGCATCCAACGGCGCGCGGCGGCCCGCGTTCCCGGAGGCGATGCGCTGGATGCCGACCAGGGCTTTCTCGGTGCGGGCGACCCGCCCCCGCACGTCCCGCTGCCGGGCGAGAAGAACCTCCGCGCGTCGCTGGCCGGACTCCGATACATCCTGAAGCTCACCGGGCGGACCGAGATCCCCGAACTCGACGCCGACGAGGCCGAAATCGCCGAGTACCTCGCGTCGGTGCCCGACCGTGAGACGGCATCCGATCTCGAACTGCGAGGCTCCTCGACCGCCGAGTTGATCGAGCGCTTCAGCGGCTGGTTCGAGACCCATCTCGTCGTGTCGTTCGGGGCCGGTGCGCTGATGGCACTGCTCACCCAGATGTGCGAGAAGCAACTCGGCGACCCGACGATCGCGACCCGCCTGATGTCGGGACTCGGCGACGTCGACTCGGCGGCGCCGTCGGCAGCCATGTGGGACCTCGGCCGGATGATCCGCTCGTCGCCCACGCTCACGGCGCACTTCGATCGAGGCGTGGCAGGGATCGTGGAGCGATTGCGGGACGACGACGCCGGCGACGTGGCGGCGTTCGAGTCCCGGTTCGGTGCCTTTCTCGACGAGTTCGGTTCGCGCGGCCCGAACGAGTGGGACACGGCGTTCGACACGTGGGAGACCGACCCCGAACTCGCGCTCGTCCTCATCGACCGGATGCGGCTCACCGACGAATCGCACGCTCCGACCGTGCAACACGAGCGGCTCGCTGCCGAACGAGCGGCACTCGAAGCCGACGTGCTGTCGCAGCTGCGCTGGCCCACGCGCAAGATGTTCGCCCGCGTGCTCCGCTCGGCTCGGTTCCACATGCAGGCGCGAGAGCGGGCGAAGACGACGATCGTCAAGGCGATCCACGGTGCACGACTCGGCAGCCAGGAACTCGACCGGCGCCTCGCGGCCAAGTCGGGCGGCGAGCGCGGCGACCTCTGGTATCTCATCGAGGAAGAACTCGACGACTACGTGGCCGATCCCGGATCGTTCAGCGACACGATCGCCGAGCGGCGCCGCGTGCACGCCGAACTCGCCGAGCGCATCCCGCCGTTCTACTTCGACGGCACGATTCCGCCGATCAGCGAGTGGGAGCTTCGTTCCAACCAGCTCGAACCGGTCGTGGTCGGCGAGACCATCACCGGGCTCGGCGGGTGTGCCGGCGTCGCCCGCGGGATCGCTCGCGTGGTGCTGCACCCCGGCGACCCCCGAGGACTCGAACCCGGTGACGTCCTCGTCGCCCCGCTCACCGACCCGAGCTGGACCCCGTTGTTCGTGCCCGCCGACGCGGTGGTCGTCGACGTCGGCGCCTCGATGAGTCACGCCGTCATCGTGAGCCGAGAACTCGGCATCCCGTGCGCCATCTCGGTGCAGGACGCCACGCGCCGGATCCCGGACGGAGCACTGATCGAAGTCGACGGTGGTGCCGGCACGGTCACGATCATCGCCCTGCCCGACTAG
- a CDS encoding mismatch-specific DNA-glycosylase: MGFTRAELESYIGSHVDDLVGPDLKLLFVGINPGLWTAATATHFAHPGNRFYPALSLAGIIERDIDRGRGMSDVDRRHLLERGIGITNVAHRATAKASELTADELREGGETLRRFVREHRPVVVAVAGITAFRTAFRQPRAVMGEQPDGFEGSSLWLVPNPSGLNAHETVETLAAKYAEAARAAGVI; this comes from the coding sequence ATGGGATTCACGCGCGCCGAACTCGAGTCGTACATCGGTTCACACGTCGACGATCTCGTCGGCCCCGACCTGAAGCTGTTGTTCGTCGGGATCAACCCCGGCCTCTGGACGGCGGCGACCGCCACGCACTTCGCTCACCCCGGCAACCGCTTCTACCCGGCGCTGTCGCTCGCGGGGATCATCGAACGCGACATCGATCGCGGCCGCGGGATGTCCGACGTCGATCGTCGCCATCTGCTCGAGCGTGGCATCGGCATCACGAACGTCGCGCACCGGGCGACGGCGAAGGCGAGCGAGCTCACCGCCGACGAACTGCGCGAAGGCGGCGAAACGCTTCGTCGGTTCGTCCGCGAGCACCGCCCCGTGGTCGTCGCCGTGGCCGGTATCACGGCGTTCCGGACCGCCTTTCGTCAACCGCGAGCGGTGATGGGGGAGCAGCCCGACGGTTTCGAGGGAAGCAGTTTGTGGCTCGTGCCGAATCCCAGCGGACTCAACGCCCACGAAACGGTCGAGACGCTTGCAGCGAAGTACGCCGAGGCAGCGCGCGCCGCCGGCGTCATCTGA